Genomic segment of Eleutherodactylus coqui strain aEleCoq1 chromosome 1, aEleCoq1.hap1, whole genome shotgun sequence:
ATAATAAGAATAGTCTTAAGTTAAATTTCGGTTACTGACATGGCTTACTGGTTTCACTATTAGTCTTTTTCTTGGACCATACATTGTACTCTGTGCAGCTGGTCCTGGTTCCAGATCAGTGCTCCAGTGGACCCGGTGTGGCCTGAACCCAGACCAAAGCAATATGACCTGTTAGCTGGAGTAAGCCCAAAGAAGAGGTGCCTGAACCAACCCAATTTAGCTTCCCTGTAACTATGGACCTATCTGCCACTGATTCCTCTACACCTGTATGGAGATGACCCTAATTTACTGAAACAACTCCTCCCGGAAAAGGggtattctgctggaaaatgcctcttggaagccctgtcatgagaggcaacacatgtgtctgctggatgtcctgaacatatcgctgagctgtcattgtcactTATCCCACCCCCAGGAGTAACCCACCGTCATATGAGATGGCTCCCCAGACCATTACATCAGCAGTGGGAGCAGTGTgatactccacagcaaaggcaagattgaggtgctcatccctagatctccagacacaaacatggctgtcatcagtgccAAAACTTAACCTGCATTCGTCACTgaagtagcagtccagttttattgTTCATGACACTACTGTTAACAGAGGCAATGGTAAATGGGTGTCAAagccagtacatgtaatgggcactgtgagacccaATATCCTTCAGCcaggtgcctggaaatggttctgacagacacaggggcctgcaacgatggtgccacctgtctctggatgatagACAACGATGCAGTTAAAAACTGCTTGtctttgtcggatgatcagatgatcctctataCTAGTGGTCTGTGGAAGGCATcctaagcccagtcaccttgtgtgcgtgctctcacacattcactgatcccaacacttcctaacagcctGGACAGAAAAGCCTAGGTGGCAActaattcatcgatacgaccatccagcatcTCGCAttctgtgcatgtgtgtgtatatatatatatatatatatatatatatatatatatatatatatatatatatataggtgcgCCATGTACCTTGGGAAGAGATAGCACCAGGATTCTCTATAGAAACATCGGGTCGTTGCTTTCATTTGGATGTTATATTaacatgtaccacctacctaagCATTGCTGCAGACTATGTACAAACCTTTATGGCCATAGCATTTCCTAATGGCAACAACGTCTTTCAGCAGCATAATGTGTCCTGCCACACAGCGAAAAATTTTCAGAAATAGTTTGCGGAATGTCATGAAAAGTGTAGGGTGCTGATTTGGCACCAAAATCCCCCAAACCTCAATCTAATTGGATGTCAGTGGCATTTTGATTCATGGAGTTCCTACCTCACAACTTGGCTAACATCTTCGTCCCACATACCACAGAAGGACACTAAGAAAGGAACCACCTCAAGGTTGCCAACTCTGCTAGAAGTGTACAAACATATAAAGCCATTGATATAAGGCCTACTTGATGGGCAGAGTCCATAGGCTCCTGGGATGTAACTCCAGCATTCTGATTGTATGGTTTTCTAGTCTATATCTTGTCTGGTAAGGAATCGATTTCATAAGGGACACATTTGGTTCGTTTTATGTTTGTTTATTAAACAATGTcaagtaataaaaataataatatatacaaataaaatataaaatacaatACAAGTTAGTTGTGCTATATAATCTAGGGGATGCATGAAAAAAGACGGATGAGCACTTCATGATATTTAGTATTCATAAAGTGACACATACAACAGTTCTTTGGAAGTGGGGCATTATGTAAAATGTCCGTAAAGGCTCAATTTCCTCTTTGAGATTTTCATTTTGGCACTTTTACAATGTAACAAGATTGCTCGAAAAACTGGATAGAATCTCATAGTCTTTCTGTCTTCATCTAGAAGGTTGGATGCTTAATCTTTGGAAGTGTTCATTACATTCATCATACGGTTATTGGAAGAATACCATGCATGTGCCTTATCCTGGCATGAAAGGCTGGGCTGTATGGTGCATCATACACAGTCCGTAAGCAAGAATCATGTTTCCAGTCAATTCTAGAAAGTGAAAGCTGAACCCTGCAGAATTCTTGCTATTGACAACCAGGCTTCTTTTTCGGCTGAGATAGGTGTTTAACGAGTCCCAGTGTGCTGGATTTGTACAGTCAAAGATATAATGCATTTCTAATGTGTATTACATAAAGAATTGCAAAAGTATCCATTTGTCAAGTATTACGACGCCACATGCTAATCTTCGAGATCCCATGTGTGCTCCAGAAGCTGGTTCACTTCCGCTGCCTTGTTTTGTGCAAGCCTAGGATGCCTAAGAGACAAGCCAGCTTCTCTCTGTTTTATTTCGGAATGGACGTACCCTTAGCTACATCCACATGCTTCTACGATCATATCGGGAATGTCAGTCTTAACGATGTTGTTATTTCTATCAAAATAAAGCATAGACAGAGGACGTCTTTTGGTTGGAACACAACAGGAACTCACTGCAGTCTGGATATTGTTGGCTTTAATGAGATTGAAAACGGTGGTATGGAATGAGGCAGCCATGCCAGGTGCCCCCGCAACATGCATTGGACAGAGGCCCATGCAATAATTTATTTGGTATCCCTCAGGCTTTATAATCCAATCATTCCACCCAATGTCTTTAAATTCTACATAATAGTCTTTCCTGCAGCAAAGGTTAGAATTCTGGTCACATTTCAGACTTCTTTTCGAAGCATGGTGGCTTCGCTCTTGTACTTTGGCTTGGGCTACGAGAAAAGGTTGGTAGGAATCATTGCTATTGACAATGACAGGCATGTTCTCGCATCCGTCACAATCAAGTTCTAGCTTTAAACTTTTATGTCCTTCGTCAAAGAATGTTTGCAGCATTTGCTTCAATGGAAAGGTTTGCCAGCCAGTCCATCTTTGTTCTAGATACTTCTCATGTAATAAAATACGTGTATTTTCAGATGCTTGGACCATGTATAATCTAATAACCTGATTGGCTTGATTTGTTCTGTTGGACTTCAAGTAGACCCAGAGATGAGCTTGTAGAACATGCACATTTTGTTCATTATCTCTAGTAAACTGGAAGGTCAGAGTTGTGCTGGATTTGTTATTGTtttctgtaggaaaaaaaaagacattttaggttaatccatttgttattttatggcaACATTTAAAAACTATTCAACATGTGAAAACTTTAGTTTGCATAGTAGGCCTTTAGTGTAGAGGTACTGTATAACCTGATGACTTTTAAATGGGGTTTTTAACTCAACTTAGTTTTAAAAAACTATCTTGCTGGAGATATACAGTCAGAAAACCCCAATTGgagaaaaaattacttttttgttATTACTCAGTTTAAGGTAACTTTTcacaggatgactgttgggcgcatAGGTGTCAGTTATCTCAAAGACTTATCACTTCTGTGCTTTTTATACTTTCCTGGCTTCCCATACCCTTGTTGTCAGACTCATTTCTGCAGTCAGCGTTTGCGCGCTCACACTGTTCTCTATGAATGTGCATGCGCACTGATTGCAGAGATGAGTCCATTCCATGGACCAAAGTACAAAAAGCTCATCCCTGGACTACTCAGCCCCTGTCCTATAAGGCCATAAACTTAATTTAGGTAAAGGGTTTTGGTTTATTAAGATGAAGCTATGTAATGCGTAATTTTTATCCTCATTAGTAGATTGCCATTAACTTTTCATTCTACTCCTGAAACGCCTTATAGCGCAAACGGTACTTTGTCCATTGGGTGTCACTACTGTTTCTTTGGTAGCATGGAATTAAAGTGTGTTTTACAGTATCAAGAAAAAAAGTTGCAATCTATTCTAATGCATTTGGAAAGGAATTTGCTTTGTTTTATGTCCCTCTAGCTGTACAGTACTGCCTTgctttgctttccgttttttatgttctgttctgtcataggaacagaaaaacggaaagcaaaGTGGTAAAGTGAACATACCGGAGCCATATAGTTTGACACTTTGACATTTCATTACCAAACTATTCGCAGACTTTTTTGGATTGCTAATTGGATTTCAGACAGACTAAAGCCTTTAGAGTAGTATTGTAAGAATAGCACTAAGTAAATAGACCTCCAAAGCGCAACCTCATAGTGCAGCTTGACCTGTGCTGTGTTGTGTCTGGATACTTGGTATGTCATTAGTCTGCAGTTCTGTTTGCTACAGTCTCTAGCAGATCAGGTTGACAGGTCATTCTTATACCTTAGATGATTTCGGATGTAATATATTAGAAAACATGGTGTCTTTAATATCTACTGTAGCTAAGCATATGCATATTTAGTATTTACCTAATTGCCAATTGTTTTACACCTCTTTACAATTTATCCTTGTACACTGATAATATTGCATTCCATCATGTACTACACATAGTGGTAATGCAGTTAGCATTCTAATATGACCATTTCTAGTACCATAAGAAGATACCTATAATCCTTATATAGTGGCTGTATGTGAACTATACTATCTTACATGTCATAGCGGTATATGGTGGTAGAAACGACTGGAAAAGTGAGCAAAATGTTAAATATAATAATGACACACATCAAAAAAGTGTAAAACTTTCAAATTACCTGAATCAGCAAAACTGATGATTTCGTAGCTTTGTTGTTCAGTGTCAAAATTTTCACTATTGCTGTCCCAGCTCGGAGACCCAAAAAGACCTTCCATTCTTGGCTTGGTTAAATGCAGCCTGCGCAGAGCGTTGACCACTGCTGCTCTAGGAATGGGGTGTGTGATATTTGGTCTTTCCTTAAGATGTAACTTCTGTAGTATCTGCTGCTTGGCCAGCTCCATCATGGCATCTTTGTCTTGCACCCCACAGGATGGGCATTCAGTTTTCTTAGCTCCCGTCTGGGTAGAGGCTGCCCAAGCTCCTAGGAGGGTAAGCAGGTAAAAACAGATGCCTTCTTTCTGGGTTCTTGATGCCATCACAGATGAGCTCTTGAAAAGCAGAAAAGGAAAGTTGGAAGATGTTGTCTTTTGTGAAGTCTCAAGTCTCTTTCGCCAACTTTCTTCAGCTCTTCCTTAGTTGTGGGTCCTGCACAGCTAGCATCCTGCTTTTATCAGAGATCTGGTCCAGCATTAGCTGTCATGTGTCTATTGAGTCTGGGATTAACTCCAAGACACCCCCTGTCAGTTGATAGGTCAAAGATGCAGATTCAGAGTTCTAGATCTCCAGGTGGATTCGACAGGTTGATCTTGAGGATAGTCACCAGTCCTGACCTGACTTTTCTTTTATAGGGCAATCAATGAGTGACAAATTTAATCTCTTCTGTATTATAAGTTCTTAGGTGCTACTTACAGATGTAGAGATTTGCAGCTCAGATGCAGGGAATGACCCAAGAGTCAGAAACAGGATCTCTTCGATATGTAGTGTAGTAGCGTAGCAGAACAGGTAACGTTAAACACTTTTGAATTCCACTAAGCCTCTCCCTCCTGTTTCACTGCCCTATATACTGCAGCTGGTAAttacactctcctcctcctccccttagtGCTTGAAGCTCTCATAAAGCTTTTGCACATGGTGTTAAATATTATTTTCCTTTTGGCTCAGTAGGTCATTTGGAGAGCACAGCCCTCTCTTATCATGTATTGATTGCTTCACCCCTCCACTTTTATTTACAGTCTCCCTCCTTTTCAAAACCAATAGCCACGTGGAGCACAAGGTGCTTGTCCCGGGGCAAAGATGTGGTATCCAGAGTATGGTTGATGCAACAAGGAAGGATTTCATGCCCGTTGCACACAACAGAGCTGTCAGTCCTGATGACAGCAGGCTTCAGAAGCTCTGATGATGGCACCATGCCTGTGTTTTCAGGTGCAGTAATCTTTCTCATCAGCGCAGTGTTCGTCTGTGCTGTTTGCTGACACATGAATGTTGCTAGGATTATGAAAATTTTGGGAGACGTAAGTCGGGATTTACAATGGCATTTTTGCTGCTGTAGGGTATTACCAACATGCCCAGGTGTGCAGTGTGCAATTTCAACATTCCCATTCACACATTGCATGCATAATCACCAAGCAGCTACAATGTTTAAAGTTTTAACAAACTTTGATACAGAGTATTTTTTAAACATGGCAGAAATGATTTGACTCATGATTGTGCTGAGAAAGGTTTAAAACTTaacttctttttttccatttctttcacATGAATCTCATATAATGGGGACATTGAAGATCACCCAAATAGAAAATTGCACATAATAGAATTGCTAAGACTGTCCTTTTATCAAGCAGGGATAGAAGAGGGTTGCCAACTCCTAATATTCTATAATTCTATAAACTTGGGCTTCACATTTGTGAAAGATCCCAGGTTGGTCTACTCTCCTATCATACATGGAAATGGAAAAGTTGTGAATTGCTCCAGCGTATCCCAATTCTCTCCTTTGGAATGGTGCTTATAATCCACCACTTAGTGTATTGCTGAGACCTATAGGCCTGACTAGGGATGTATATAGAACCTAGGCACAATATCTTCTCATTAATAACTTCTTTTCTGTTTCATCCGGCTTCCCCAAATAGCTTGACCTCGGCTATGTCTGCCCCAATGTACTAGTACTTGCTGATCTAATTGAGTTCCAAACCACATCCATACGCTCCTATGAGGCGCTGCAGGAATAATTTGAGTTTCCACCAAAAACATATTTCATTACTTTTAAATACTGCATTTTGCTATTTCACTTTTCAAGGATATTAAGAGCTAAAAGAAGTTGTTCAGTTCTAAACTTTTGTTGGCATATTtgcaggatagttcatcaataatgGATCAGCGGGGGCCCATTGCCTGAGgtcccagctgatcagctgtttgtcaggCCAGTGAGTTTATGCACTGAGCCAatttgtgcagtggcccagcctAGTATTGCAGCCTGTgtctccatttattttaatgggaactttacctgtaataccaggtcaggccactgcagtgaaaacagagctgtctgcttcttgcagaaatcagctcagtacatgctggcccagcgaacagcagatcagctgggatcccaggtgatggacccctgctgatctactcttGATGACCTTTAACTCCCACACCATTTGAAAGGTTATGTGGAAATCGTTtatatacagcgaatgtgaacgattgGACACTttgtcatttgaatgagccaatgatgtatctgcctgtataaacaggctgcccaagagAATAAGCTAACTCTGATATTGTTCGCTTGTTCAAGCGATAATCGTGtgatgtaaatggacccttattcATCAGGTTTCTGGGTCTTTAAGCCTAGAGGCTTATCTGCGCAATCTATTTTCCTTTCCTAGGGAAGGTTCCCACCACTCCTCCACATCCTAACAGCGGCATATTGCCTGATTGCACGTCACTGGAAGCAAGCCTTCTCTCCTTCAGTTCTGGCCCTATATGCTCAGATCAAAAAGGTTAGAAATGTAAAATATCATCATGACGTATTCAAGCCTGACAAAGTAGATTGCTTTATTGAAATATGGGATTCCTGCCACACTTTTTGAATTACTTGttgatgattatctgttcagtcggatctgaccttcggtcactctatggatcaatgttctcgaCACGTTTCTGTCTtccaccgcttctttcagttctgcgATTGATatgttcatggtggccttgattgtatctagccatcttgctcTTTGCCGTCCTGATCCTCTCTTTCCAAGCATCaaaactgtttccagtgagttagcttgcatcacgtggccaaaaaaagagagtcGCTGTTTGATGATCTTGCCCTCTAGTAATATTTTCAGGTTTGACGCGATCCAACtttaccttgttcattgtcatggcagtccaaggtatccgtagcattctcctccagcaacagagttcaaatgcatcaattttccttctgtctgttttcctgaacgtccaactttcgcaaccatacgtcgttatgggaaagacggttgcattgaccagtctggtttttgttgcaatgttaaTATCCTTCcctttctagatcttttcgaTTCCTTGCAtggcattcctaccaagtgtaatccgtatct
This window contains:
- the LOC136613207 gene encoding inhibin beta B chain-like, with protein sequence MASRTQKEGICFYLLTLLGAWAASTQTGAKKTECPSCGVQDKDAMMELAKQQILQKLHLKERPNITHPIPRAAVVNALRRLHLTKPRMEGLFGSPSWDSNSENFDTEQQSYEIISFADSENNNKSSTTLTFQFTRDNEQNVHVLQAHLWVYLKSNRTNQANQVIRLYMVQASENTRILLHEKYLEQRWTGWQTFPLKQMLQTFFDEGHKSLKLELDCDGCENMPVIVNSNDSYQPFLVAQAKVQERSHHASKRSLKCDQNSNLCCRKDYYVEFKDIGWNDWIIKPEGYQINYCMGLCPMHVAGAPGMAASFHTTVFNLIKANNIQTAVSSCCVPTKRRPLSMLYFDRNNNIVKTDIPDMIVEACGCS